The DNA sequence GTGGTGCGAGCCGTCGCTGAACAAGGTGCCGCTGTGGCAGTTGATGCAACCGGCACCGCCCTGGTTTGCCGGCGTGAAGAACAACTCGGCACCGCGTTTCTGGGCGTCGCTCAGCGCGGTGGCATCGCCGTTCAGGAAGGCTTGCCAGGGCGAGTCGACGAACACCATCGAGCGCTCGTACTCGCCTATGGCAAGGGCAATGTTGTCGAATCTCACCAGTTGCGTTGCCGACTGCGTGCTGCCGAACGCGGCCTGGAAGGCGGGCAGCCAGGCGTTGGTGGCGAGCTCGCCGGTGCCAACGCCGTAGTCGCCGAGTCGGGCGGCGAGGTGGTCGCGGACGGCGTCGTTGCTGCTGTTGAGCTCGAACGCAGTGGTTTTCATCTCCTCCACGCTGGTCACCGGGAAGCGCGCCTGGGCGGTGGCGAGGTTGCCCCCGGCGTTGGGGTCGGCGGTGCCGATCAGCGTCTCCGGTGTGCGGATGCCGCTGCCCGCGCCGTTCTGGCCTGGCGTTCTGCCCAGGCTTTCCACGCGCGAATCCCAGAACAGGCCGGTGTCCCAGAGCCCGAGGTTGAACACGGTCGGCGCATTGCGGGGCACGTCGGGCACGCCGTCGGCGTCCTGGCGACCGGGCCCGAGCAGGTGTGGGGTGGTGGCCCCCACACCGACCGACAACGCCAGTGCGTCGGCGCCACCGAGCACCGGGTGGTGGCAGCTCACACACGCACTGTCGAATCCGCCGCCCAAGCTCTGGCTGAAAAACAGGTCTCGGCCGAGTTGGGCCAACGGGTCGGTGATCGCGGGCAGGGTGCGCCCGGCAGTGGGGTCCGTCGATGCGCCGTGCGTGGTGGCGAGCTGGCGTAGCGTGGCATCCAGCCCGGACGCGCCGGTTGTGGTCGCTGTGTCACCGCCGCCGCCGCCGCCGCAGCCCGCCACCAGCGTGGCGCACAACAGGGCGAGCCCTGTCAGGCGAGGGGCTCCGGTTGACGGGGCGTGGGTCGACGCTGCGGGTATCATGGGCTTTCCTGGTCGCCCCTGGTGGGGCGATGTGGGCTGTCTGGCTTCACAACGCACGGGTGACACCACGGTTGACAAAGCGCTGGACGGGACAGACCGGCACCCGGCCCACGGTGCGGCATTTCGCAGGAGCCAACATGATCGAGGAACCCCGCAAACTCACCGTGACACGCCCGGCGCGACGCCCGACCGAGGCGCAGATCGCGGCATTCCAGAGCGTGCCGACCGGGTTTGTCGTCGACGCCCTGTTCGGTGACGGCGCCCTGTCCGCTGACATTCAGCCGCTCGGACAGGGACATGACCTTCACTGTGTTGCGGCCGGTCCGGCCATAACTGCAGAAAACGGGCCCGCGGACATCCTTGCGACACTTGCGGCGCTGGCCTTTGTGCAACCCGGGGACATCGTGGTGGCGTCGTTTGCCGCGCACCGTGGTTGTGCTGCGGCAGGCGATCGCCTGATGGGTATGCTCAGGAACGCCGGCGGTGCCGGCCTGGTCACGGACGGTCCGATGCGCGACTACGCTGGGTTGGTCAAAGTGGGTCTGCCCGCGTGGTGCACCGGCCTGACCCCGGGTTCGCCGTACAGCAGCGGCCCGGGCCGGGTGGGCGGGCCGGTGGTGGTCGGTGGCCGTCAGGTCGAGACGGGTGACATGGTGGTCGCTGACCGCGATGGCGTCGTGGTGGTGCCGTTCGCGCGACTCGACGAGGTGATCGGTCGACTCGCCGGTGTTGCCGAGAGCGAGGCTGCGCTCGACGCCGAGGTGGCGGCTGGGCTCGCCGTGCCGGAGGCCATCCGCGACCTGCTCGACAGCGACGACACCCTGTTCATCGACTGAGCGACTGCGCGGTAGCGTGCCGCAACGGGCGATACGCCCCTGCAGGGTCGTGGCTCAGGCGCCGAGCGGTCGCAGCAGTTCGCGCCCGATGATATGGCGCTGGATTTCGCTGGTGCCGTCCCAGATTCGCTCGACCCGCGCGTCACGCCAGAAGCGTTCGAAGGGCAAGTCGTCCATCAGGCCCATACCACCGTGTAGCTGGATGCAGGTGTCGGTGACCCTCGCCAGCATCTCGGTCGCGCGCACCTTGGCACTGGCG is a window from the Pseudomonadota bacterium genome containing:
- a CDS encoding RraA family protein yields the protein MIEEPRKLTVTRPARRPTEAQIAAFQSVPTGFVVDALFGDGALSADIQPLGQGHDLHCVAAGPAITAENGPADILATLAALAFVQPGDIVVASFAAHRGCAAAGDRLMGMLRNAGGAGLVTDGPMRDYAGLVKVGLPAWCTGLTPGSPYSSGPGRVGGPVVVGGRQVETGDMVVADRDGVVVVPFARLDEVIGRLAGVAESEAALDAEVAAGLAVPEAIRDLLDSDDTLFID
- a CDS encoding cytochrome c peroxidase; amino-acid sequence: MIPAASTHAPSTGAPRLTGLALLCATLVAGCGGGGGGDTATTTGASGLDATLRQLATTHGASTDPTAGRTLPAITDPLAQLGRDLFFSQSLGGGFDSACVSCHHPVLGGADALALSVGVGATTPHLLGPGRQDADGVPDVPRNAPTVFNLGLWDTGLFWDSRVESLGRTPGQNGAGSGIRTPETLIGTADPNAGGNLATAQARFPVTSVEEMKTTAFELNSSNDAVRDHLAARLGDYGVGTGELATNAWLPAFQAAFGSTQSATQLVRFDNIALAIGEYERSMVFVDSPWQAFLNGDATALSDAQKRGAELFFTPANQGGAGCINCHSGTLFSDGSHHTVAFPQFGPGKGDNNGANSEDDFGRERETGDPDDRYRFRVPSLLNVELTAPYGHSGAYATLEEVVRHYDNPTRAADRYFDRGGWCLLDQFRTLPNCAALYPNARGNTARAADKLRQERNAGRSLVPQINLNGGDVADLVAFLTALTDPCARDRDCLSPWIANPASSGPDGQQLNAVDAALQPL